One genomic segment of Desulfovibrio sp. UCD-KL4C includes these proteins:
- a CDS encoding CheR family methyltransferase, translating to MNLEPFQKILKNAMGLAPDSLGKSGVQYALQVRMRVTSCSETEYLTLVQNDKLELSELIEEIVVSETWFFRDVKPFELLSETAVSCSRNSYKVLSAPCSTGEEPYSVAMSLMGAGLSPDRIKIDAVDISKRALIKAKEGVYADNSFRSKLPLYAENCFNKCEQGFKLIDRVKSVVKFHSGNLLDGGLPEGQYDAIFCRNLIIYLDDSSRECLAQMFSERLKKDGLLFVGHAEALPLFSRNFTPVRRAGTFAFKKKDPSSEDKVIKTFSCLRSRRNIQPARSRQSPFEKRIKQVVTKSSVDDNILQDTENKNISLEDIRMLADKGQTEEALSLCHDLLKSDGPEADLLHLCGLLYEAQGEPAKAEEYYGKALYLNPQHLDSLVHLALLVEIRGDERKASLLRKRVLRAEKQNEAG from the coding sequence ATGAACTTAGAGCCGTTTCAAAAAATTCTTAAAAATGCCATGGGGCTTGCTCCTGATTCACTCGGTAAATCAGGTGTTCAATACGCCTTACAAGTAAGAATGCGGGTCACAAGTTGCAGTGAAACTGAGTATCTGACTTTGGTTCAAAATGATAAGTTGGAACTTTCGGAACTGATTGAAGAAATAGTTGTATCTGAAACATGGTTTTTTAGAGATGTAAAACCCTTTGAACTTCTTTCGGAAACAGCCGTAAGTTGTTCGCGTAATTCTTATAAAGTACTCAGTGCGCCATGTTCTACAGGCGAGGAGCCATATTCGGTTGCAATGTCTCTAATGGGAGCAGGTCTTTCACCTGACCGCATTAAAATTGATGCGGTGGATATCAGCAAGAGGGCATTAATAAAGGCCAAAGAAGGTGTTTATGCAGACAATTCATTTAGATCCAAACTGCCTCTTTATGCTGAGAATTGTTTTAATAAGTGTGAGCAGGGTTTTAAGTTAATAGATAGGGTTAAAAGTGTTGTGAAATTTCATTCAGGTAATTTGCTTGATGGGGGGCTTCCTGAAGGTCAATATGATGCAATTTTTTGCAGAAATTTGATCATTTATCTCGATGACAGTTCCAGAGAATGTTTAGCTCAGATGTTTAGTGAAAGGTTGAAAAAGGATGGGTTGCTTTTTGTCGGACATGCTGAAGCTCTGCCACTGTTTAGCCGAAATTTTACTCCGGTAAGAAGAGCTGGAACTTTTGCTTTTAAAAAGAAAGATCCTAGTAGTGAAGATAAAGTAATTAAGACTTTTAGCTGTCTAAGGAGTAGACGTAATATTCAGCCTGCTCGCAGTAGGCAAAGCCCTTTTGAAAAGCGTATAAAGCAAGTTGTTACTAAATCATCAGTTGATGATAATATCCTGCAAGATACTGAAAATAAAAATATTTCATTGGAAGATATTAGGATGTTAGCAGACAAAGGACAAACCGAGGAAGCTTTGTCATTATGTCATGATCTTTTGAAATCTGACGGTCCTGAGGCAGATCTTCTGCATTTGTGCGGTTTGCTCTATGAGGCACAGGGAGAGCCTGCGAAAGCAGAAGAGTATTATGGAAAAGCGTTATATTTGAATCCGCAGCATTTGGATTCTCTGGTACATCTTGCCTTGCTGGTAGAAATCAGAGGTGATGAACGCAAGGCCAGTCTTCTTCGTAAACGGGTTCTGCGGGCCGAAAAGCAAAATGAGGCAGGCTGA
- a CDS encoding chemotaxis protein CheW — protein MLVLIFQIGQYAYGLEARIIAEVVPPTVYKELPCSPEYIKGIFNYRGTITPVVDLSILATATPCKPLMSTRVIVLDLADLDPTEKRGEKFLGMIAENITETVKILDSDFESSGLEIPDAPWLGRVARVAGGMLQLVKPDKLLSDELRTVLFTKEEIERVNR, from the coding sequence ATGCTCGTTCTTATTTTTCAAATCGGGCAATACGCTTATGGTCTTGAAGCCCGGATCATTGCGGAAGTGGTCCCTCCTACAGTTTATAAGGAACTTCCGTGTTCTCCAGAGTATATTAAAGGAATATTCAATTATCGCGGCACAATTACCCCTGTTGTAGATCTTTCAATTCTTGCAACAGCCACGCCTTGTAAGCCTTTAATGAGTACCCGTGTAATTGTTCTGGATCTTGCGGATTTAGATCCTACAGAAAAGCGCGGCGAAAAATTTTTGGGAATGATTGCAGAAAATATTACAGAGACTGTTAAAATTTTGGATTCAGATTTTGAATCATCTGGGCTGGAAATCCCCGATGCCCCTTGGCTTGGCAGGGTTGCGCGAGTAGCTGGCGGCATGCTTCAGCTAGTTAAACCTGACAAGCTGCTTTCAGATGAGTTGCGGACAGTTCTTTTTACCAAGGAAGAAATAGAGCGGGTTAACAGGTAA
- a CDS encoding response regulator: MTRDMGDLSMLELFRMEAENHTKVLFSGLTNLAKDQSPEFVEPLIRAASSLKGAARIVGLADAIDVAGTIESSLELCRSGEINASPSFVNAMISATEFLSNLAAVEVDEMDKWLENNSSVHKDILASLQKSEDAASEPAAQNESETESVIVAEILVDPPKENVSLADLSMLDLFRMEAESHSQSLTAGLLELEKNQSYDKVEPLMRAAHSMKGAARIVGLADAVDLAHAMEDLLVSCQKGNVKLNGDQIDLLLASTDIYGEVSHLATDAIQGFLAAKKPIMDMLESGLRGNASDSKKILSDIRSSIVNTAAEIETKSASSELIGKVVSDIKNEPATDDSLSFVNNSSKNDDAFVRVSAGNLNRLMALAGESLVESGRLGKFASSLLRLKYGQRDIMKAIEESVERVAKGESLPYIISEIKAVMTENQKLLATYAVDFDTYRRRSDNISGRLYNEVVASRMRPFSDGGLGLPRLVRDLARSLGKKVDFVVEGESTAVDRDILERLEAPLNHIIRNSVDHGIETAQERIAAGKSSKGTIKVIAGHRAGMLFIEVRDDGRGIDPEQIRAKVVERKLAPGRMAAEMSHSELMDFLFLPGFSTAGKVTEISGRGVGLDVVHSMVQDVGGTVRADSVPGEGMSFSMQLPLTLSVIRTLLVEISGEPFALPLSRISRIASVLPGQLKLVEDRQYVALDNANVGLIPASQVLGTETSKKEEETVKVVVISDRMNKYGLVVDDFLGEQELVVRPLDYRFGKVPDINSVALMPDGSPVLILDAEDLVRSIDNLLSGRRLSKVGRDAVKKGPVQHILVVDDSLTVREVERKLLSNHGYEVGTAVDGMDGFNALVTGNYDLVVTDVDMPRMNGLELTRKIKADPDLKSIPVMMVSYKDREEDKLKGLEAGADYYLTKSSFHDETLLTAVEDLIGGVTK; encoded by the coding sequence GTGACGCGCGATATGGGTGATCTTTCCATGCTCGAACTTTTTCGCATGGAAGCTGAAAACCACACCAAGGTGTTATTCTCTGGTTTAACGAATCTTGCAAAAGATCAGTCTCCAGAGTTTGTTGAGCCGCTTATTCGTGCAGCCTCCTCTCTTAAAGGGGCCGCACGCATCGTCGGTCTCGCTGATGCAATAGACGTTGCCGGAACCATTGAATCCTCGTTGGAATTATGTCGGAGCGGAGAAATAAATGCTTCTCCGTCTTTTGTTAATGCTATGATTTCTGCTACCGAATTTCTATCTAATCTTGCCGCTGTAGAAGTTGATGAAATGGATAAGTGGCTTGAAAACAACAGTTCTGTCCATAAGGATATCCTCGCCTCATTACAAAAATCAGAAGACGCTGCTTCTGAACCGGCTGCGCAGAATGAATCAGAGACAGAATCTGTCATTGTCGCAGAAATTTTAGTTGATCCCCCAAAAGAGAATGTTTCGCTTGCGGATTTATCTATGCTTGACCTTTTCCGTATGGAAGCGGAGAGCCACTCGCAATCGCTTACAGCAGGGCTTTTAGAACTGGAAAAAAACCAGTCTTACGATAAGGTTGAACCGCTTATGCGTGCTGCTCATTCAATGAAAGGAGCAGCCAGAATCGTGGGTTTGGCAGACGCCGTTGATCTGGCTCATGCCATGGAAGATTTATTGGTTTCCTGCCAGAAAGGTAACGTTAAGTTGAATGGTGATCAGATAGACCTGCTGCTTGCATCAACTGATATTTATGGTGAAGTTTCACATCTTGCTACCGACGCGATTCAGGGTTTTCTTGCAGCTAAGAAGCCTATTATGGACATGCTTGAAAGCGGGCTGCGTGGTAATGCGTCAGATTCTAAAAAGATTCTTTCTGATATCAGGTCTTCTATTGTTAATACTGCTGCGGAGATCGAAACAAAGTCAGCTTCTTCTGAATTAATAGGGAAAGTTGTTTCTGATATAAAAAATGAGCCTGCAACTGACGACTCTTTATCTTTTGTAAATAATTCTTCAAAAAATGATGATGCTTTCGTCAGAGTTTCTGCCGGAAATCTTAATAGACTGATGGCTCTTGCCGGAGAAAGTCTGGTAGAGTCTGGAAGACTCGGTAAATTTGCTTCCTCTCTTTTAAGGCTGAAATACGGTCAGCGTGATATTATGAAGGCTATTGAGGAATCAGTAGAAAGGGTCGCTAAAGGGGAATCTCTGCCATACATAATCAGCGAGATAAAAGCGGTTATGACAGAGAATCAGAAACTTCTGGCAACGTATGCTGTAGATTTTGATACATATCGCAGGCGTTCAGATAATATTTCGGGCAGGCTTTATAATGAAGTCGTTGCCAGCCGGATGAGGCCGTTTTCCGATGGAGGATTAGGTCTTCCACGTTTAGTGCGTGATCTTGCCCGTTCCCTTGGAAAGAAAGTCGATTTTGTTGTTGAAGGTGAATCTACTGCTGTTGACAGAGATATCCTTGAAAGACTTGAAGCACCGCTTAATCATATAATCAGAAATTCTGTCGACCACGGTATTGAGACTGCACAGGAGCGGATTGCTGCCGGAAAATCTTCTAAGGGAACTATTAAAGTTATTGCCGGACACAGAGCCGGAATGCTTTTTATTGAAGTCCGTGATGACGGTAGGGGAATAGACCCAGAACAAATCAGAGCTAAGGTCGTAGAAAGGAAACTTGCTCCCGGTAGGATGGCAGCTGAAATGAGCCACTCCGAATTAATGGACTTTTTGTTCCTCCCCGGATTTTCAACAGCAGGTAAAGTCACCGAAATATCAGGGCGCGGTGTAGGGCTTGATGTGGTGCATTCCATGGTTCAGGACGTAGGAGGAACCGTTAGAGCTGATTCTGTGCCTGGTGAAGGAATGTCCTTCTCGATGCAGTTACCGCTGACTCTTTCAGTAATACGTACCCTGTTGGTTGAAATTTCCGGTGAACCTTTTGCTCTGCCGCTTAGCCGAATCAGCAGGATTGCTTCTGTTTTGCCAGGTCAGTTGAAACTGGTCGAAGACAGGCAGTATGTAGCTCTCGATAACGCCAATGTAGGGCTTATTCCAGCTTCCCAAGTTCTAGGAACCGAAACATCAAAAAAGGAAGAAGAGACTGTTAAAGTCGTTGTTATCAGTGACCGTATGAATAAATACGGGCTGGTTGTTGATGATTTTCTGGGTGAGCAGGAACTTGTTGTTCGTCCGCTTGACTATAGATTCGGAAAAGTACCTGATATTAATTCAGTAGCACTGATGCCTGATGGTTCTCCTGTGTTGATTTTAGATGCTGAAGATCTTGTCCGTTCAATTGATAATCTCCTTTCTGGCAGAAGACTCAGTAAGGTTGGCAGAGATGCCGTAAAGAAAGGTCCTGTGCAGCATATTCTGGTCGTTGATGACTCATTAACTGTGCGGGAAGTTGAGCGTAAACTTTTATCCAATCATGGATATGAAGTAGGTACCGCTGTTGATGGAATGGATGGATTTAACGCACTTGTTACCGGTAACTACGACCTTGTTGTTACGGATGTTGATATGCCTAGAATGAACGGTCTGGAACTAACTAGAAAAATTAAAGCTGATCCTGATTTGAAATCTATTCCGGTTATGATGGTTTCATATAAAGACCGTGAGGAAGACAAGTTGAAAGGACTTGAAGCCGGAGCAGACTATTATCTTACAAAGAGCAGTTTTCACGACGAAACTCTTCTGACAGCTGTAGAGGATTTGATCGGCGGGGTTACGAAGTGA
- a CDS encoding response regulator — protein MSTEKILVVEDHYDTIELLKYNLTSSGFEVVTAMDGHKALEQARNEMPNLILLDIMLPGIDGLEVCRRLKQESGTQHIPVVMLTAKGEEVDRVVGLELGVDDYIVKPFSPRELVLRVKAVLRRGSEIETKRPGKWSREGLAVDFEAHTLECDGEPVTLTATEFKLFSELLQHEGKVRTRDHLLDTVWDTHFEGYSRTVDTHIRRLRQKLGPYADYIETVRGVGYRFKC, from the coding sequence GTGTCAACTGAGAAAATACTGGTCGTAGAAGATCATTACGATACTATTGAATTATTGAAATATAATTTAACCTCATCCGGTTTTGAGGTTGTAACTGCAATGGATGGGCACAAAGCTCTGGAACAGGCCAGAAATGAAATGCCGAATTTGATTTTGCTTGATATTATGCTTCCTGGTATCGATGGATTGGAAGTTTGCCGCAGACTCAAGCAGGAATCCGGAACTCAGCATATTCCTGTCGTAATGCTCACAGCTAAAGGTGAAGAAGTGGACAGGGTTGTCGGTCTTGAGCTTGGGGTTGATGATTATATCGTAAAGCCGTTTAGCCCACGTGAGTTGGTGCTCAGAGTTAAAGCTGTTTTAAGGCGCGGTTCTGAAATTGAAACAAAGCGTCCTGGTAAGTGGAGCCGCGAAGGGCTAGCTGTAGATTTTGAAGCTCATACTCTTGAATGTGACGGAGAGCCTGTGACTCTTACAGCAACAGAATTCAAGCTGTTTTCGGAATTACTACAGCATGAAGGAAAAGTCCGCACTCGTGATCATCTTCTTGATACCGTATGGGATACTCATTTTGAAGGATATTCACGAACGGTTGATACTCATATCCGTAGGTTACGCCAGAAGCTCGGCCCTTACGCCGATTATATCGAAACCGTGCGTGGGGTAGGATATCGATTTAAATGCTGA
- a CDS encoding chemotaxis protein CheW gives MLDSCWNEIGYAGDRSCIELTKWSHCYNCPQFAKSGLSLLHREPPEGYLAENAEAISIVKDEETAETSGAVVFRISKEWLALSSLVFVSVLELRKIRSVPHRSGKYFKGLSSLQGEIVPVVSVRELLGLEREYLTEEEKGFRVYSRFICLDRGAGRWIFEADEVLGVHHYLTDALLDAPATVSKAPTAYTKGLFDLDEKRISLLDEELLFEAFNRIIK, from the coding sequence ATGCTTGATAGCTGCTGGAATGAAATAGGATATGCTGGTGACAGGTCATGCATTGAGCTCACAAAGTGGAGCCATTGTTACAATTGTCCGCAGTTTGCCAAGTCCGGTCTCAGCCTTTTACATAGAGAGCCGCCGGAAGGGTATCTGGCTGAAAATGCCGAGGCTATTTCGATTGTTAAAGATGAAGAAACAGCAGAAACCTCCGGGGCTGTTGTGTTCAGAATTTCAAAAGAATGGCTGGCACTGTCTTCTCTTGTATTTGTTTCAGTGCTGGAGCTTAGGAAAATACGGTCTGTTCCACATAGAAGTGGAAAATATTTTAAAGGGTTATCAAGCCTTCAAGGGGAGATAGTTCCTGTTGTTTCAGTCCGCGAGCTTTTGGGACTTGAGAGAGAATATCTGACTGAAGAAGAAAAAGGGTTCAGAGTATATAGCAGATTTATCTGTTTAGACCGTGGTGCAGGTAGATGGATTTTTGAGGCGGATGAAGTTTTAGGGGTGCATCACTATTTAACTGATGCATTACTTGATGCTCCTGCTACTGTTTCAAAAGCTCCAACAGCCTATACCAAAGGGTTGTTTGATCTTGATGAAAAGCGGATTTCTCTTCTTGATGAAGAATTGTTATTTGAAGCGTTTAACCGCATTATCAAATAG
- a CDS encoding chemotaxis response regulator protein-glutamate methylesterase, which yields MRIGIVNDMAMAVEVIKRIVVGAGFEVAWVAFNGEEAVDKCGKDVPDIILLDLVMPVMDGAEATRRIMKRCPCSILIVTASIESNVSKVFEAMGAGALDVVTTPELGINGELDGAKDLISKISLIRKLQRIETVEDVKPATVSFDSTPKLLAIGSSTGGPTALATILGALPADFPAAIAIIQHVDGSFSENLASWLNGQTKLEVKLAKSGDILKAGKVLLAPGNRNMLLRTGGVVHLTDGPGECLYVPSVDVFFQSLCNASLPAGSAAVLLTGMGADGAKGLLELREMDWFTVAQDKESSVVWGMPGAAVKMGAARKVSSIDDMGQVLIRHFK from the coding sequence GTGAGAATAGGCATAGTTAATGACATGGCTATGGCTGTGGAAGTCATAAAGAGGATTGTGGTCGGAGCCGGATTTGAGGTGGCGTGGGTTGCCTTTAACGGTGAAGAGGCTGTTGATAAGTGTGGAAAGGATGTTCCTGATATTATTTTGCTTGATCTTGTTATGCCGGTGATGGACGGGGCTGAAGCTACGCGGCGTATAATGAAAAGGTGTCCCTGTTCAATCTTGATAGTTACTGCCAGTATCGAAAGTAATGTTTCAAAAGTATTCGAAGCAATGGGAGCTGGAGCTCTTGATGTTGTGACAACCCCTGAGCTTGGAATAAACGGGGAGCTTGACGGGGCTAAAGATCTTATCTCTAAAATTTCATTGATCAGGAAATTGCAGCGTATCGAAACTGTTGAAGATGTTAAGCCTGCTACAGTTTCTTTTGATAGTACTCCAAAACTGCTTGCAATTGGAAGTTCTACAGGCGGTCCGACTGCTCTGGCAACTATTCTTGGAGCTTTGCCTGCTGATTTCCCGGCAGCTATTGCGATCATTCAGCACGTTGACGGAAGTTTTTCTGAAAACCTTGCCAGCTGGCTGAACGGGCAGACCAAGCTGGAAGTAAAGCTTGCAAAAAGTGGTGACATTTTAAAGGCCGGAAAAGTTTTGTTGGCACCCGGAAATAGGAATATGCTTCTTAGAACAGGGGGAGTCGTTCATCTTACAGACGGTCCCGGAGAATGTTTATATGTTCCTTCAGTGGATGTTTTTTTCCAAAGTCTCTGTAATGCGAGTTTGCCTGCAGGATCAGCGGCGGTTCTTTTGACTGGAATGGGCGCGGATGGAGCGAAAGGTCTTCTTGAGTTAAGAGAAATGGACTGGTTCACGGTTGCTCAGGATAAAGAAAGCAGCGTTGTGTGGGGGATGCCTGGTGCGGCGGTGAAGATGGGCGCGGCTCGCAAAGTAAGTTCTATTGATGATATGGGCCAGGTCTTGATCAGACACTTTAAGTAA
- a CDS encoding SpoIIE family protein phosphatase, giving the protein MTNSSIDEELLTEHKISVLLIDDQPMVGEAVRRMLAEEKDIDFHFVSDPTTAIPTAEKLEPTVILQDLVMPEIDGMTMVKFMRANSKLKNIPLIVLSTKEEATTKAEAFALGANDYLVKLPDKVELIARIRYHSKGYINLLQRNEAYKQLFESRDAMRKELAVAADYVTSLLPNPVETGDIKADWRFLPSASLGGDSFGYHWLDDDHFAMYLLDVCDHGVGSALLSVSAMNVLRSQTLPDTDFHKPDEVLFALNESFQMDQQNNLYFTMWYGIFKKSDRTLTFSSGGHPPALLMNGDEVAQLRTPGMIVGGMPDMEYTSDSITVRPGARFFLYSDGVYELKKVSDGKMWDFEGFVNFMKSTTGSLGNPIDMLLAYTKELQGRDDYDDDFSMVEFIFE; this is encoded by the coding sequence ATGACAAATTCCAGTATTGATGAAGAGTTACTGACCGAGCACAAAATCAGCGTGCTTTTGATAGATGATCAGCCCATGGTCGGTGAAGCTGTGCGCAGAATGCTGGCTGAAGAAAAAGACATAGATTTTCATTTTGTCAGTGACCCGACAACAGCAATCCCAACTGCCGAAAAACTTGAGCCTACAGTTATTTTACAGGATCTGGTCATGCCGGAGATTGATGGAATGACCATGGTAAAATTCATGCGGGCCAACTCAAAGCTTAAAAATATTCCGTTGATTGTTCTTTCCACAAAAGAGGAAGCTACCACTAAAGCTGAAGCCTTTGCTCTCGGAGCTAATGATTACTTAGTTAAGCTTCCGGATAAGGTCGAACTTATTGCACGCATCAGATATCACTCAAAAGGTTACATTAACCTGCTCCAGAGAAATGAAGCTTATAAACAGCTTTTTGAAAGCAGAGATGCCATGCGTAAAGAGCTTGCTGTTGCCGCTGATTATGTAACTTCACTTCTGCCTAACCCTGTTGAAACAGGTGATATTAAGGCTGATTGGCGGTTTCTTCCTTCTGCGTCCCTTGGTGGTGATTCTTTCGGTTATCACTGGCTGGATGATGATCATTTCGCCATGTACCTGCTTGATGTCTGTGATCACGGGGTCGGTTCTGCGTTACTTTCCGTTTCTGCTATGAACGTTTTACGCTCTCAGACGCTGCCGGATACAGATTTTCATAAGCCGGATGAAGTCCTTTTTGCTCTGAATGAATCTTTCCAGATGGATCAACAGAACAATTTATATTTCACTATGTGGTATGGAATTTTTAAAAAGTCTGATCGTACTTTAACTTTCTCCAGCGGAGGACATCCACCTGCTTTGCTTATGAATGGTGATGAAGTCGCACAGCTGAGGACTCCGGGAATGATTGTCGGTGGAATGCCGGATATGGAGTATACCAGTGATTCAATAACTGTACGTCCGGGGGCCCGCTTTTTTCTATACAGTGACGGAGTTTATGAGCTTAAAAAAGTGTCAGACGGTAAAATGTGGGACTTTGAAGGGTTTGTAAATTTTATGAAATCCACAACAGGCTCGCTCGGTAATCCTATTGATATGCTTCTAGCATACACCAAGGAACTGCAGGGGCGTGACGATTACGACGATGATTTTTCAATGGTCGAGTTTATTTTTGAATAG
- a CDS encoding methyl-accepting chemotaxis protein, translating to MNIRKQFMIGCVAFCLVLTVAILLLISNYTRKTLMQEYQGKAEIMLHSMMAVRQYTGAVIRPSATELLQKDQFMPELQSTSLTSNGVFSRIPDKFKHEIIYKTASTKPRNPLNMATTDEALIINDLDRLAKKGKTPFWEGVRKVNGIDYYIIAEGESNKPECMVCHGTPAQAPQSMKDKYPVEKDDGYYRKPGRVECAQIASIPLSTMNMMANQTLGTAIFIGFFFIAFVLAFLFFGLNLLFSPISQITDIAKFIAEGDIESANISIQNLRRSAQGKFFASKIMKSGNEIGNLVQSFEKMTDGLSSLITEVRDSGDNVSVAGRKISATVGDIASAVTRQAASTNEVTATSSLIRKTSRNLVEVMEDVAGNASESADLAEVLQGNISLREKSLISLVNSTDDVSSRLGAINEKATKINQIVTTIARIADQTNLLSLNAAIEAEKAGQFGQGFSVVAREIRRLADQTVLAAEDIELMVRDMQTAVSSGVTEMEKFNSEVRSSVDEVEKMSFDLGQITEQVRVLKPKFAEVSQAIGDQADSAEQINEAMSDLSDSAVGATSSIEDFKRTVASLNYTVQSLSGAVDGFKVAESKAKKFAEASESETVETGKNDFEQEN from the coding sequence ATGAATATTCGTAAACAGTTCATGATAGGGTGCGTAGCTTTTTGTCTGGTGCTGACAGTTGCCATTCTTTTGCTGATTTCAAATTATACCCGTAAAACTCTTATGCAGGAGTATCAGGGTAAAGCTGAAATCATGCTTCACTCTATGATGGCGGTTCGCCAATATACCGGAGCAGTGATCCGGCCTTCGGCAACAGAGCTGTTGCAAAAGGATCAGTTTATGCCAGAATTGCAGTCCACCTCATTAACGTCCAACGGTGTTTTCAGCCGCATTCCAGATAAGTTTAAGCATGAAATTATATATAAGACAGCTTCAACCAAGCCGCGAAACCCTTTAAATATGGCAACTACTGATGAAGCTCTTATAATCAATGATCTTGATAGGCTTGCTAAAAAGGGCAAGACTCCGTTTTGGGAGGGCGTTAGAAAAGTAAACGGTATTGATTATTATATTATTGCAGAAGGAGAATCCAATAAGCCTGAGTGCATGGTTTGTCACGGTACACCGGCACAAGCACCGCAATCAATGAAAGACAAGTATCCTGTTGAAAAGGATGACGGTTATTATCGTAAACCGGGGCGTGTTGAATGTGCTCAGATTGCTTCAATTCCGCTTTCTACAATGAACATGATGGCGAACCAGACTCTTGGGACTGCAATTTTTATAGGTTTCTTTTTTATTGCATTTGTTTTAGCTTTTTTATTTTTCGGGCTTAATTTACTTTTTAGTCCAATTTCACAAATTACAGATATTGCTAAGTTTATTGCAGAAGGTGACATAGAAAGCGCGAACATTTCAATTCAAAATTTAAGACGCTCTGCACAGGGTAAATTCTTTGCATCTAAAATAATGAAGTCAGGAAATGAAATAGGGAATCTGGTTCAGTCTTTTGAAAAAATGACAGATGGACTTTCATCTCTGATAACTGAAGTCCGGGATTCCGGAGACAACGTTTCGGTTGCCGGTAGAAAAATAAGTGCTACTGTCGGCGATATTGCTTCAGCTGTGACCAGACAGGCCGCTTCTACTAATGAAGTTACTGCAACAAGCAGTCTTATCCGTAAAACATCAAGAAATCTTGTTGAGGTCATGGAAGATGTTGCAGGAAATGCTTCTGAATCCGCAGATTTAGCTGAAGTTCTTCAAGGTAATATTTCACTTCGCGAAAAGTCTCTCATCAGTCTTGTTAATTCTACAGATGATGTTTCATCCAGACTGGGAGCCATAAACGAAAAAGCTACTAAAATTAATCAGATTGTAACAACCATTGCCAGAATTGCCGACCAGACTAACCTGCTTTCGCTTAACGCAGCGATTGAAGCTGAGAAAGCCGGACAATTCGGACAGGGATTTTCTGTTGTAGCACGGGAGATTAGAAGGCTTGCAGATCAGACAGTTCTTGCTGCTGAAGATATTGAGCTTATGGTTCGTGATATGCAAACCGCTGTAAGTTCTGGTGTAACAGAAATGGAAAAATTTAATAGTGAAGTCCGCTCAAGCGTTGATGAAGTTGAAAAAATGAGTTTTGACCTTGGTCAGATCACTGAACAGGTGAGAGTTCTCAAGCCGAAGTTTGCTGAAGTTTCACAGGCTATAGGGGATCAGGCGGACAGTGCTGAGCAAATCAATGAAGCTATGTCTGACTTGAGTGATTCCGCTGTGGGGGCAACAAGCTCAATTGAAGATTTTAAACGGACTGTCGCCAGTTTAAATTATACTGTGCAGAGCTTATCAGGAGCGGTTGATGGGTTCAAGGTTGCTGAGTCGAAAGCGAAGAAGTTTGCAGAAGCGAGTGAAAGTGAAACCGTGGAAACCGGTAAAAATGACTTTGAACAAGAGAATTAA